One Arcobacter sp. F2176 genomic region harbors:
- a CDS encoding response regulator transcription factor translates to MKKVLLVEDDLVLQNLINEYLEEYNYLCSAFSNPIDALESFKKKPDDFTIAILDLGLPLMDGFDLFKKLKEIKNIPILISTARDDIGNKIYGFELGTDDYLSKPYEPRELILRVEAILKRYNKVDFLKIHDLSIDLNSSSVFLSDVEIEFTKVEKEIFLLFVNNLNKIISREDIAKETSLNDDTKNRTIDTHISNIRFKIDDNSKEPKYIKSIWGIGYKFFYDN, encoded by the coding sequence ATGAAAAAAGTATTACTAGTTGAAGATGACTTAGTTTTACAAAACTTGATAAATGAGTATTTGGAAGAATATAATTATTTATGCAGTGCCTTTTCAAATCCAATAGATGCCTTGGAGTCATTTAAAAAAAAACCAGATGATTTTACTATCGCTATACTTGATTTAGGTCTTCCTCTTATGGATGGTTTTGATTTGTTTAAAAAATTAAAAGAGATAAAAAATATTCCTATTCTTATATCAACAGCAAGGGATGATATAGGTAACAAAATCTATGGATTTGAACTTGGGACAGATGATTATCTTTCAAAACCATATGAGCCTAGGGAACTGATTCTTAGAGTTGAAGCCATCTTAAAAAGATACAATAAAGTAGATTTTCTTAAAATACATGACTTAAGTATTGATTTAAATAGCTCAAGCGTTTTTTTAAGTGATGTTGAAATAGAGTTTACTAAAGTTGAAAAAGAGATTTTTTTATTATTTGTAAATAATCTAAATAAAATCATATCAAGAGAAGATATAGCAAAAGAAACTTCACTTAATGATGATACAAAAAATAGAACAATAGATACTCATATTAGTAATATTAGATTTAAGATTGATGATAATTCAAAAGAACCTAAATACATAAAATCTATTTGGGGTATTGGGTATAAGTTTTTTTATGACAATTAG
- a CDS encoding DUF350 domain-containing protein yields the protein MEIGLFIGFLGFFLTAIILVIIFLYLYAVVTPYDDYKLIFEDNNLAAALGFGGAIIGVSIPLYSALVNSISYIDFAIWGTVAIFIQLIFAFIVTRLGGKYSFKTKISDGIISVGILMAFLSISIGLLNAGSMSY from the coding sequence ATGGAAATAGGATTATTTATAGGCTTTCTTGGCTTCTTTCTTACAGCTATTATTTTAGTGATTATTTTTCTTTATTTGTATGCAGTTGTTACGCCATATGATGATTATAAGCTAATTTTTGAGGACAATAATCTAGCAGCAGCACTTGGTTTTGGGGGAGCTATTATTGGGGTTTCTATTCCTTTATATAGTGCCTTAGTTAACTCTATATCGTATATAGATTTTGCTATTTGGGGAACAGTTGCAATATTTATACAATTAATTTTTGCATTTATTGTAACAAGACTTGGGGGAAAATACTCTTTTAAAACAAAGATTTCTGATGGAATCATATCTGTGGGGATTTTAATGGCATTTTTATCAATCTCAATTGGACTTTTAAATGCAGGATCAATGAGTTACTAA
- a CDS encoding ABC transporter permease, whose amino-acid sequence MLVLELVFKALARSKSFSLIFILNFCLAIASLSYLQFFKGSIEHSLDTKAKVLLGSDLVVSSRFPISDQEKQDIKNKLPAIKDFNEGISTVSMIASKKRARLMEVVKVNEGYPYYGGLVFKDKSTYPQEEAQPKSNEVWVYQEVLDLLSLKQGDSLKIGQESFIIKKVIEEDSLKTVSFSGFMPKIYISEEGLEKTKLLQFGSTARYKLNYVFKENLDNDKLEKIENQLEKSVDQNLRVLSPNDGKDRLLRVLTFVTDFLSLVSLVSFFLGLVGLIYLYSGFLRKHQKDITILSDLGLSKKSLGITYILHLFVLITISTVIVFSLMSLSAQFIGPIIKKLVDFNFDFSLDYYFFLKSSLVLILLSLSIGLPLILPFLQRTKQSFSKIIISFTPFITVLLIISHFVTPAKNVGILFALAMLILIILFFAIGSLFLRKFDFSGHLENLSLSLALKNIVRQKKTSLTLFTAILLCTTFFSLIPQIGSSLSSALMQSADERPRFFVIDAKEEQIKDIKTQVENMGTQLENISPMIRGRIIKVNDVDFTNHSKNSGSEELKKEKNELKNRAVNLSYRSGLKKSEQIVEGRDFSGVYNSKDFSKPIEVSVEKRYANRRAIKLGDHLVFDILGLELKAVVVNIRTVKWTEFVPNFFLILQDGALDDAPKTILATISSGNYDATAMLIKLTELFPSLTVIDVKSLFETFSNLVKNVTEITDKMSLYSIIIGLLMSFIIIQYQMNLQKNNILRLKMIGVKNKTIRNSFLIEFGLISFCASSLGIVLGSIGSYIISNILFESYWDFRPDVLLLYFFFIPILTIFIVSFFTSRMIHQKENILFGE is encoded by the coding sequence ATGTTAGTATTAGAACTTGTTTTTAAGGCTTTGGCTCGTTCAAAGTCTTTTAGCTTGATATTTATATTAAACTTTTGTTTAGCTATTGCCTCACTTTCATATTTACAGTTTTTTAAAGGAAGTATAGAACACTCGCTAGATACAAAAGCAAAGGTTTTATTAGGTTCTGACCTTGTTGTATCTTCAAGGTTTCCTATAAGTGACCAAGAAAAACAAGACATCAAAAACAAACTTCCTGCCATAAAAGATTTTAATGAAGGTATTTCAACTGTTAGTATGATTGCTTCTAAAAAAAGAGCTAGGCTAATGGAAGTAGTCAAGGTAAATGAAGGTTATCCTTATTATGGGGGATTGGTTTTTAAAGACAAATCTACTTATCCACAAGAAGAAGCCCAACCAAAATCAAATGAAGTTTGGGTTTATCAAGAAGTTTTAGATTTACTTAGTTTAAAACAAGGTGATAGTTTAAAAATCGGTCAAGAAAGTTTTATTATAAAAAAAGTCATTGAAGAAGACTCCTTAAAAACAGTAAGTTTTAGTGGGTTTATGCCTAAGATTTATATAAGTGAAGAGGGACTAGAAAAAACCAAACTCTTACAGTTTGGCTCTACTGCTAGATACAAATTAAACTATGTTTTTAAAGAAAATTTAGACAATGACAAATTAGAAAAAATCGAAAATCAGTTAGAAAAAAGTGTTGATCAAAACTTGAGAGTTCTTTCTCCCAATGATGGAAAAGATAGATTGCTTCGTGTTTTGACCTTCGTTACAGATTTTTTGTCTTTGGTTTCACTTGTTTCTTTCTTTTTGGGTTTAGTTGGACTTATTTATCTATATTCTGGTTTTTTAAGAAAGCATCAAAAAGACATTACTATTTTAAGCGACTTGGGACTTAGTAAAAAAAGTTTAGGTATTACATATATTTTGCACCTCTTTGTATTGATTACAATATCTACTGTTATTGTTTTTTCACTTATGAGTCTGTCTGCACAGTTTATAGGTCCTATTATCAAAAAACTTGTGGATTTCAATTTTGATTTTTCATTGGACTATTACTTTTTCTTAAAATCATCACTTGTATTAATACTTTTGAGTTTAAGTATAGGATTACCATTGATTTTGCCTTTCCTTCAAAGAACAAAGCAATCATTTTCTAAGATAATTATTAGTTTTACTCCTTTTATTACAGTTTTATTAATAATATCTCATTTTGTAACGCCTGCTAAAAATGTAGGTATTCTTTTTGCTTTAGCAATGTTAATACTTATCATCTTATTTTTTGCAATTGGCTCTTTATTTTTAAGAAAATTTGATTTTTCAGGGCATTTGGAAAATCTATCTTTATCCTTGGCTTTAAAAAATATTGTTAGACAAAAAAAGACATCTTTGACTTTGTTTACAGCGATACTTTTATGTACGACCTTTTTTAGTCTTATTCCTCAGATTGGCTCATCTTTATCAAGTGCTTTGATGCAAAGTGCTGATGAAAGACCAAGGTTTTTTGTAATTGATGCAAAAGAGGAGCAAATAAAAGATATAAAAACCCAAGTTGAGAACATGGGAACACAATTAGAAAATATTTCACCCATGATTCGAGGGAGAATAATAAAAGTAAATGATGTAGATTTTACAAATCATTCTAAAAACAGTGGAAGTGAAGAACTAAAAAAAGAGAAAAATGAACTTAAAAATAGGGCAGTAAATCTTTCATATAGAAGTGGGCTCAAAAAAAGTGAACAAATTGTTGAAGGGCGAGACTTTAGTGGAGTATACAACTCAAAAGATTTTTCTAAACCAATAGAGGTAAGTGTTGAAAAAAGATATGCAAATAGAAGAGCAATAAAATTAGGTGACCATCTTGTTTTTGATATCTTAGGTCTTGAATTAAAAGCAGTTGTTGTGAATATAAGAACCGTAAAGTGGACTGAATTTGTACCAAACTTCTTTTTGATTTTGCAAGATGGTGCTTTAGATGATGCTCCTAAAACTATACTAGCAACTATTTCTTCAGGGAATTATGATGCAACTGCTATGCTGATAAAGCTAACTGAACTTTTCCCGAGTTTGACTGTTATTGATGTAAAAAGTTTATTTGAGACTTTTTCAAACCTTGTAAAAAATGTCACAGAAATAACTGATAAGATGAGTCTTTATTCCATAATTATTGGGCTTCTTATGAGTTTTATTATTATTCAGTATCAAATGAATTTACAAAAAAACAATATATTAAGACTAAAAATGATTGGAGTAAAAAATAAAACCATCAGAAACTCTTTTTTAATAGAATTTGGGTTAATCTCATTTTGCGCAAGTTCTTTGGGAATCGTTTTAGGAAGTATTGGTTCATATATTATAAGTAACATACTTTTTGAGTCTTATTGGGATTTTAGACCAGATGTTTTATTGTTGTACTTTTTCTTTATACCAATTTTGACCATCTTTATTGTTAGCTTTTTTACTTCAAGAATGATTCACCAAAAAGAGAATATTCTTTTTGGTGAGTAG
- a CDS encoding ABC transporter ATP-binding protein, giving the protein MLELKSLKKSYLQGSQNIEIFENLNFHLEEKERVAIMGKSGSGKSTLLSLISGIIKPNSGDISLNSTSYKDLQESELNDFRATNIGFIFQNFHLVSYLNALENVMLPAKVCNIAKPKEKAIELLKSVGLSHRLDHLPSQLSGGEKQRVAIARALIHNPKIILADEPSGNLDDETGNAVMDILFELIKKNNMTLILVTHSKDVAARCEKTYELVSGSLTQC; this is encoded by the coding sequence ATGCTAGAACTAAAATCATTAAAAAAATCATACCTTCAAGGCTCACAAAATATTGAGATATTTGAGAATCTAAACTTTCACTTAGAAGAGAAAGAAAGAGTAGCTATCATGGGAAAATCAGGAAGTGGTAAATCAACACTACTTTCTCTTATCTCAGGGATTATCAAACCAAATTCTGGTGATATTTCTTTAAACTCTACTTCTTATAAAGATTTACAAGAGAGTGAATTAAATGATTTTAGAGCTACAAATATAGGGTTTATTTTCCAAAACTTTCATTTAGTCTCTTATTTAAATGCCCTTGAAAATGTGATGCTTCCTGCAAAAGTTTGTAATATTGCAAAGCCAAAAGAAAAAGCAATAGAACTCTTAAAAAGTGTAGGGCTTTCTCATAGACTAGATCATCTTCCTTCACAACTAAGTGGTGGTGAAAAACAGCGGGTTGCTATTGCAAGGGCACTTATTCATAATCCCAAGATAATCTTAGCAGATGAACCAAGTGGAAATTTAGATGATGAGACTGGCAATGCAGTTATGGATATACTTTTTGAACTAATAAAAAAAAACAACATGACTTTGATTTTAGTGACTCACTCAAAAGATGTTGCTGCTCGTTGTGAAAAGACTTATGAGCTAGTTTCTGGAAGTTTAACTCAATGTTAG
- a CDS encoding arylesterase has protein sequence MKKIILILFLITLQIVNAKSDTILFLGDSLTEGLGVNKEDAFPSLVENMIHTKLKKDITVINGGVSGSTTSDGLSRLKWYMKKKPYLILVALGANDGLRGLDLKQSQKNLEEIINYAQESNAKVLLAGMLMPPNYGPEYTKRFEKMYQQIKDKYKLRSMPFLLDGIAGKKEFNQRDGIHPNVEGHKYIAKKVFEFIKEDL, from the coding sequence ATGAAAAAAATTATTTTAATCTTATTTTTAATTACTCTTCAAATTGTCAATGCAAAATCTGACACGATTCTTTTTTTGGGAGATTCTTTAACAGAAGGGCTTGGTGTCAATAAAGAAGATGCTTTTCCTAGTCTTGTTGAGAATATGATTCACACTAAACTCAAAAAAGATATTACAGTTATAAATGGTGGAGTTAGTGGCTCTACTACAAGTGATGGGCTCTCTCGTCTTAAATGGTATATGAAAAAAAAGCCATATCTTATATTAGTAGCTCTTGGTGCAAATGATGGTCTTCGAGGTTTGGATCTCAAACAAAGTCAGAAAAATCTTGAAGAAATAATCAACTATGCCCAAGAATCAAATGCAAAAGTTTTATTAGCAGGCATGCTTATGCCTCCTAATTATGGCCCTGAATATACAAAGCGTTTTGAAAAAATGTATCAACAAATAAAAGATAAATACAAGTTAAGAAGTATGCCTTTTTTATTAGATGGGATTGCTGGAAAAAAAGAGTTTAATCAAAGAGATGGCATTCATCCAAATGTTGAGGGTCATAAATATATTGCAAAAAAAGTTTTTGAATTTATAAAGGAAGACCTCTAA
- a CDS encoding protein adenylyltransferase SelO family protein, translating into MKKIDTFDELTKLSDYSFLENLNCDPDAKFNADNKTPREVFSGHYVPVKPTALKEPIYISHSTNFFNELGFTQNLIKSEGFIKMFSGDMSNVPKPMKNIGWATGYALSIYDTEYYAQCPFQTGNGYGDGRAISVLEAVINGKRWEFQLKGAGRTPYCRGADGRAVLRSSVREFLAQEHMYALGIPTSRSLTLFTSKKEQVSRPWFRGNSYSKDPEVMIEEDVAITTRVAPSFIRVGQLELFGRRARKNEHEKAYEELEKIVLHLIEREYSDVINEDLNLEEKIILLIKQFQNRLTALVANWIRVGYCQGNFNSDNCAAGGFTLDYGPFGFIDMFEPKYQSWTGGGLHFSFFNQPQAAYKNFQSFCSALKPLLNSHPDSLQELEKIENSFPLAMQEKIDTMWAKKLGISKFDLELFTELIDLMIETKIDYTIFFRELSNIPDDVKPLTKSFYNNTFENEDIKSRWNNWLEKWKSHLDISSKESIEKLSKQMKLTNPKYTLREWHLVLSYQNAENGNYDLIQELQEIMTNPYTEQTNEIEKKYYSKKPLDLFGIAGVSHVSCSS; encoded by the coding sequence ATGAAAAAAATAGATACATTTGATGAACTTACCAAATTGAGTGATTACTCTTTTTTAGAGAATCTTAATTGTGATCCTGATGCCAAATTCAATGCAGATAATAAAACACCAAGAGAAGTTTTTAGTGGACACTATGTACCAGTAAAGCCCACTGCTTTAAAAGAGCCTATCTATATTTCTCACAGTACTAATTTTTTTAATGAATTGGGCTTTACACAAAATCTAATAAAATCAGAAGGCTTTATCAAAATGTTTTCAGGTGATATGTCTAATGTACCTAAACCTATGAAAAATATAGGCTGGGCAACTGGATATGCCCTATCTATTTATGATACAGAATATTATGCACAATGCCCTTTTCAAACGGGGAATGGATATGGTGATGGTAGAGCTATTTCAGTTCTTGAAGCTGTTATAAATGGCAAACGATGGGAATTTCAATTAAAAGGTGCAGGAAGAACACCATACTGTAGAGGTGCTGATGGTCGGGCAGTTTTAAGATCAAGTGTCCGTGAGTTTTTAGCTCAAGAACATATGTATGCCTTAGGTATTCCAACATCAAGATCATTAACTCTATTTACCTCTAAAAAAGAGCAAGTAAGCAGACCTTGGTTTAGAGGTAATTCTTACTCAAAAGACCCTGAAGTTATGATTGAAGAAGATGTTGCAATAACTACTCGGGTAGCACCTTCATTTATTCGTGTGGGGCAACTTGAACTTTTTGGAAGACGAGCTAGAAAAAATGAACACGAAAAAGCATATGAAGAGTTAGAGAAAATAGTCTTGCACCTAATTGAAAGAGAATACAGCGATGTAATCAATGAAGATTTAAATTTAGAAGAAAAAATTATTTTATTAATAAAACAGTTCCAAAACCGCCTTACAGCTCTAGTAGCTAACTGGATAAGAGTAGGATACTGTCAAGGTAACTTCAATAGTGACAACTGTGCTGCAGGAGGCTTTACACTTGATTATGGACCATTTGGGTTTATTGATATGTTTGAGCCTAAATATCAATCTTGGACAGGTGGAGGATTGCACTTTTCATTTTTCAATCAACCCCAAGCAGCCTATAAAAATTTTCAATCATTTTGTAGTGCTTTAAAACCATTACTTAATTCACACCCTGATTCTTTGCAAGAGCTTGAAAAGATTGAAAACAGTTTTCCTTTAGCTATGCAAGAAAAAATAGATACTATGTGGGCTAAAAAACTAGGAATAAGTAAATTTGACTTGGAATTATTTACTGAACTTATTGATCTTATGATAGAAACTAAAATTGACTACACTATATTTTTTAGGGAACTTTCAAATATACCTGATGATGTTAAGCCACTTACAAAAAGTTTTTATAATAATACTTTTGAAAATGAAGATATTAAATCAAGATGGAACAATTGGTTAGAAAAATGGAAATCACATCTAGATATAAGCTCAAAAGAGTCTATAGAAAAGCTTTCAAAGCAAATGAAACTTACTAATCCAAAATATACTTTAAGAGAATGGCATCTAGTTTTATCATACCAAAATGCAGAAAATGGAAATTATGATCTAATACAAGAGTTACAAGAGATAATGACAAATCCATACACTGAACAAACGAATGAAATAGAAAAAAAATATTATTCAAAAAAACCTCTAGACTTATTTGGAATAGCTGGGGTATCACATGTTAGTTGTTCTTCATAG
- a CDS encoding rhodanese-like domain-containing protein has protein sequence MRIFLALVFLAIFAFGDFKGLSPKMLQNKIDKNIILIDIRTPPEWEELGIVPASKKIMFFDEKGKYDVQSWLNQFSKYVKDKNQAFVLICRSGNRTSLVGEFLSKQMGYKNVFHLEHGIKSWIKENRKIEKN, from the coding sequence ATGAGAATATTTCTAGCATTGGTATTTTTAGCTATTTTTGCATTTGGAGATTTTAAAGGACTTAGTCCTAAAATGCTTCAAAATAAAATTGACAAAAATATTATACTTATTGATATAAGGACTCCTCCTGAATGGGAAGAACTAGGAATTGTACCAGCAAGTAAAAAAATCATGTTCTTTGATGAAAAGGGAAAGTATGATGTTCAAAGTTGGCTTAATCAATTTTCAAAATATGTAAAAGATAAAAATCAAGCTTTTGTTCTAATATGTAGGTCTGGAAATAGAACAAGTTTAGTTGGTGAATTTTTATCTAAACAAATGGGATATAAAAATGTCTTTCATTTAGAGCATGGTATTAAATCATGGATAAAAGAAAATAGAAAAATAGAAAAAAATTAA
- a CDS encoding DMT family transporter, with amino-acid sequence MKDIKVQGMVLAALGVFIVSFDALLVRLANVDASVISFYRGLFMGISMLILWRRSSSKSWIPVNKIEFMSFSLLVILSALGTCLFVFSVKYTAAANTVVLLATSSFFAAIFSYLLLKEKIKKQTVIAIVVSFVGVFIVFGNSFTFTGNYIGDLLGVALAITMGMELTLFRKYGHFPTMLVISLSGFLVATVMFAFSDKLLDISLESLFWLSIMGFIQIPLAMYFIFISTKYITSAEVSLFTTIETTMAPIWLWLFLSEIPPKMTIIGGALVIFAIFINALPSIIKKRK; translated from the coding sequence TTGAAAGATATAAAAGTCCAAGGGATGGTTCTTGCTGCATTAGGAGTATTTATCGTAAGTTTTGATGCGCTTTTAGTGAGACTTGCTAATGTAGATGCATCTGTTATTTCCTTTTATAGAGGTCTTTTCATGGGAATAAGTATGCTAATTCTTTGGCGACGAAGTAGTAGTAAATCTTGGATTCCTGTCAATAAAATAGAGTTTATGAGTTTTTCTTTATTGGTCATACTCTCTGCTTTGGGAACTTGTCTTTTTGTCTTTTCGGTAAAATATACAGCTGCTGCAAATACCGTCGTACTTTTAGCAACATCCTCTTTCTTTGCAGCTATATTTAGTTATCTATTACTAAAAGAGAAAATCAAAAAGCAAACAGTTATTGCAATAGTAGTCTCTTTTGTAGGTGTATTTATTGTCTTTGGAAACTCCTTTACATTTACAGGAAACTATATAGGAGACCTGCTTGGTGTAGCTTTGGCTATAACTATGGGTATGGAGCTTACTTTATTTAGAAAGTATGGACACTTTCCTACAATGCTCGTCATCTCCCTTAGTGGTTTTCTTGTTGCAACTGTTATGTTTGCTTTTAGTGATAAGCTTTTAGATATCTCTTTAGAGTCACTATTTTGGTTAAGCATTATGGGTTTTATTCAGATCCCATTAGCCATGTATTTTATTTTTATCTCAACAAAATATATAACATCTGCAGAAGTAAGTCTTTTCACTACCATAGAAACAACAATGGCACCAATCTGGTTATGGCTTTTTCTTAGTGAAATTCCACCCAAAATGACAATTATAGGTGGTGCATTAGTGATATTTGCCATATTTATAAATGCACTGCCAAGTATAATTAAAAAAAGAAAATGA
- a CDS encoding restriction endonuclease, protein MDNKGKKYKININEEYEKKGLTLELRTIEKYEKLGYKIIYDETKDDKKEQGIDIICTKDEQTYLIKCNNNSKSKSIKAEDIKAFHKNALEYVKTNNLEEKNVKFRYVIHYEDALDKSARNILKDDSYNCKYVII, encoded by the coding sequence ATGGATAATAAAGGTAAAAAATACAAGATAAATATAAATGAAGAGTATGAAAAAAAAGGTTTAACATTAGAATTACGTACAATAGAAAAATATGAAAAACTAGGATATAAAATAATCTATGATGAAACAAAAGATGATAAAAAAGAACAAGGTATAGATATAATTTGCACTAAAGATGAACAAACATACCTAATAAAATGCAATAACAACTCAAAATCAAAATCAATCAAAGCCGAAGATATAAAAGCATTTCATAAAAATGCATTGGAATATGTCAAAACAAATAATCTAGAAGAAAAAAATGTGAAATTTAGATATGTAATACACTATGAGGATGCATTAGATAAGTCTGCAAGGAACATACTAAAAGATGATAGTTACAATTGTAAGTATGTGATTATTTAA
- a CDS encoding type II toxin-antitoxin system RelE/ParE family toxin: MSYSLKFHEKAFKEYNKLDLSIKEQFKKKIKERLENPKVLKDKLSGYDNIYKIKLRSSGFRLAYEVKDEDVVVIVLAVGKREDNKIYDMLKKRF, from the coding sequence ATGAGTTATAGTCTTAAGTTCCATGAAAAGGCTTTTAAAGAGTATAATAAGCTAGATTTATCCATAAAAGAACAATTTAAAAAGAAAATTAAAGAACGCCTCGAAAATCCGAAAGTTTTAAAAGATAAGTTAAGTGGTTATGATAATATTTATAAAATCAAACTTAGAAGTTCTGGGTTTAGGCTTGCTTATGAAGTTAAGGATGAAGATGTTGTAGTTATTGTTTTGGCTGTAGGAAAAAGAGAAGATAATAAAATTTATGATATGCTAAAAAAGAGATTTTAA
- a CDS encoding type II toxin-antitoxin system Phd/YefM family antitoxin, with protein sequence MNSILANYSASISELKKSPSSIIEDAGSEAVAILNHNKASAYLVPAQTYEKLMEIVDDYLLSKEIDKRLHDSSNLLEVNIDEL encoded by the coding sequence ATGAACTCTATTTTGGCAAATTATTCTGCGAGTATTAGTGAGCTTAAAAAATCTCCATCATCTATAATTGAAGATGCGGGTAGTGAAGCTGTGGCTATTTTAAATCATAATAAAGCAAGTGCTTATTTAGTACCTGCTCAAACCTATGAAAAACTTATGGAAATAGTTGATGACTATTTACTTTCAAAAGAGATTGATAAAAGGCTACATGATAGCTCAAATCTTCTAGAAGTAAATATTGATGAGTTATAG
- a CDS encoding radical SAM protein, with the protein MSNIIFGPIPSRRFGISLGVDLSPDTKQCNFDCLYCELKPAKTVDKMDSYPSVDEVLEAIKDSYKKHPKIDVITITANGEPTLYPKLDELITKINEIKNDTKTLILSNGGTIYDKKIFDALLKFDTVKLSLDCVSQKCFKKLDRIHNNIDIEKIIESMIEFRKKTNKSFVLEILFVKNLNDKDEEIELIYEAVKKINPHRVDIGTIDRPPAYEVKPVSFETLESIAKRFENINVNIAYKNRPKQINSYSSEEILSMLERRPLTLEDINNMFDENSKKELEKLIEMSKISLVDSAGLNFYKIC; encoded by the coding sequence GTGTCTAATATAATCTTTGGTCCTATTCCTTCACGGAGATTTGGTATCTCTTTGGGAGTAGATTTATCCCCTGATACAAAACAGTGTAACTTTGACTGCTTATACTGTGAATTAAAGCCTGCAAAAACAGTTGATAAGATGGATTCATACCCAAGTGTAGATGAAGTCTTAGAGGCTATTAAAGACTCTTATAAAAAGCATCCAAAAATTGATGTTATAACAATCACTGCAAATGGTGAGCCAACACTTTATCCTAAACTTGATGAACTAATTACAAAAATAAATGAAATAAAAAACGATACTAAGACATTGATACTATCAAATGGTGGTACCATATACGATAAAAAAATTTTTGATGCTTTATTGAAATTTGATACAGTGAAATTATCACTTGATTGTGTAAGTCAAAAGTGTTTTAAAAAACTAGATAGAATCCATAATAATATCGATATAGAAAAAATAATCGAATCAATGATAGAGTTTAGAAAGAAAACAAACAAAAGCTTTGTATTAGAGATACTTTTTGTAAAAAATCTAAATGACAAAGACGAAGAGATAGAACTGATATATGAAGCTGTTAAAAAGATAAATCCACATAGGGTTGATATTGGCACTATTGATAGACCACCAGCTTATGAAGTCAAACCAGTAAGCTTTGAGACACTAGAAAGTATAGCAAAAAGATTTGAAAATATAAATGTAAATATCGCATATAAAAATAGACCAAAACAGATAAACTCATATAGTAGTGAAGAGATATTATCTATGCTAGAAAGACGTCCTTTAACCTTGGAAGATATCAATAATATGTTTGATGAAAATAGTAAAAAAGAGCTAGAAAAGCTAATTGAAATGTCAAAAATTTCACTAGTAGATAGCGCAGGCTTAAATTTCTATAAAATTTGCTAA